The Mesorhizobium sp. NBSH29 genome has a segment encoding these proteins:
- a CDS encoding cysteine hydrolase family protein: protein MSTPALIVIDVQKAIDDPKWGRRGQPEMEARISELLAAWRERALPVIHVRHDSSDPSSPYRPGSDGNEFKPEVAPLPGEPVVDKRVHSAFIGTDLMDVLDELQVSNLVVAGVLLENSVEATVRMAGNLGFDVVIPEDAVASIDRTDKNGRHWPAEDVHALTLAILEGEYARTSTARAVIEALP from the coding sequence ATGAGCACTCCGGCGCTTATCGTGATCGATGTACAGAAGGCCATCGATGATCCCAAATGGGGTCGGCGCGGCCAGCCGGAAATGGAAGCTCGGATCAGCGAATTGCTTGCCGCCTGGCGCGAGCGCGCCTTGCCGGTGATCCATGTGCGTCACGATTCATCCGATCCGTCTTCACCCTATCGACCAGGATCAGATGGCAACGAATTCAAACCCGAGGTTGCGCCGCTGCCCGGCGAGCCGGTTGTCGACAAGCGCGTCCACAGCGCCTTTATCGGCACCGACCTGATGGACGTGCTGGACGAACTGCAGGTCAGCAATCTTGTGGTTGCCGGCGTGCTGCTTGAAAACTCGGTTGAAGCAACAGTCAGGATGGCCGGCAATCTTGGCTTCGATGTGGTGATCCCAGAAGATGCGGTGGCCAGTATTGACCGAACCGACAAGAATGGACGGCACTGGCCGGCTGAAGATGTCCATGCGCTGACGCTTGCCATTCTGGAGGGCGAATATGCGCGCACCTCTACAGCGCGCGCCGTGATCGAGGCCCTTCCATGA
- a CDS encoding ABC transporter ATP-binding protein: protein MAETAIELIGINKSFGAVRANRDIDLEIQRGTIHGIVGENGAGKSTLMSILYGFYQADSGEIRIGGDRKTIKTPNDAIAVGIGMVHQHFMLVENFTVLENVILGAESEALLKKSIAKARSELERLEREYGLEVNPDAIVEELPVGLQQRVEILKALYRGAEILILDEPTGVLTPPEADHLFRILEQLKDQGKTIVLITHKLREIMAITDNVSVMRQGTIVATRATSKTTVEELAELMVGRRVLLQVDKGEATANEVKLEVRNLTVKDSRGVTMVDDVSFDVRGGEIVGIAGVAGNGQSELIETIAGVRRAKSGKVMLDGTPIDVTGIVDPGELRERGLAHVPEDRHHVGLVLAFEESENSILGYHDDPKYLKGPFLNIDAILESAREKIEKYDIRPANPRLKTANFSGGNQQKIVLAREMEQDPGVLIVGQPTRGVDVGAIEFIHKQLIAMRDAGKAVLLVSVELDEIRALSDRILVMFDGRIVGERDPETGEGELGLLMAGVEQKEAAE, encoded by the coding sequence ATGGCGGAAACTGCGATCGAACTGATCGGCATCAACAAAAGCTTCGGTGCGGTTCGAGCAAACCGGGATATCGATCTGGAAATTCAGCGCGGCACCATCCACGGCATTGTCGGGGAAAATGGCGCAGGCAAGTCAACGTTGATGTCCATCCTCTACGGATTCTACCAGGCTGACAGCGGCGAAATCCGCATTGGCGGCGATCGCAAGACGATCAAGACGCCTAATGATGCAATCGCAGTCGGCATAGGCATGGTGCATCAGCACTTCATGCTGGTCGAGAATTTTACGGTTCTGGAAAATGTGATCCTTGGTGCCGAAAGTGAGGCACTTCTCAAAAAATCGATCGCCAAGGCGCGTTCTGAACTGGAGCGGCTGGAACGGGAATACGGGCTCGAGGTCAATCCCGATGCCATTGTGGAAGAACTGCCGGTGGGACTGCAGCAGCGCGTCGAAATTTTGAAGGCGCTCTACCGAGGTGCGGAAATTCTGATCCTGGACGAACCGACCGGCGTTTTGACACCGCCGGAGGCCGACCATCTGTTTCGCATTCTAGAGCAGTTGAAGGATCAGGGAAAAACCATTGTTCTGATCACCCACAAGTTGCGCGAGATCATGGCGATCACCGACAATGTCTCCGTCATGCGGCAGGGTACCATCGTGGCCACCCGCGCAACGTCAAAAACCACTGTAGAGGAACTGGCGGAGTTGATGGTGGGCCGGCGCGTGCTGCTGCAGGTGGACAAAGGCGAAGCAACGGCAAACGAGGTAAAGCTTGAGGTGCGAAACCTGACAGTCAAGGATTCGCGCGGCGTCACCATGGTCGACGACGTCTCCTTTGATGTTCGTGGCGGCGAGATCGTGGGCATTGCAGGCGTTGCGGGGAACGGCCAATCGGAGCTGATCGAAACTATCGCGGGTGTGCGTCGGGCAAAATCAGGCAAAGTCATGTTGGATGGCACTCCGATTGACGTGACCGGGATCGTCGACCCCGGGGAATTGCGTGAACGCGGCCTTGCCCACGTTCCCGAAGACCGCCACCATGTCGGCTTGGTGCTGGCGTTTGAGGAAAGCGAGAACTCGATCCTGGGCTATCATGACGACCCGAAGTATCTGAAAGGGCCGTTTCTCAATATTGATGCGATCCTGGAGAGCGCTCGTGAAAAGATTGAGAAATATGATATCCGCCCCGCAAATCCGCGCCTGAAGACGGCGAATTTTTCAGGCGGTAACCAGCAGAAGATCGTTCTAGCGCGCGAGATGGAGCAGGACCCGGGCGTACTAATCGTCGGCCAGCCGACCCGCGGGGTCGATGTCGGGGCCATTGAATTTATCCACAAGCAGCTGATCGCAATGCGCGATGCGGGCAAGGCGGTGCTACTGGTCTCAGTCGAGCTTGACGAGATCCGGGCGCTATCGGACCGGATTCTGGTGATGTTCGACGGGCGAATTGTCGGCGAGCGAGACCCGGAGACCGGCGAAGGTGAACTTGGCCTTCTGATGGCTGGTGTGGAACAGAAGGAAGCCGCGGAATGA
- a CDS encoding SlyX family protein, which translates to MTISEDRLVALEMRVAEQDHTIEELSSEIAEQWKRMERMQKTVSVLAERFAALEEASTPSHEAAKPPHW; encoded by the coding sequence GTGACTATTTCCGAGGATCGACTGGTCGCGCTTGAAATGCGCGTCGCCGAACAGGATCACACCATTGAGGAACTGTCTTCTGAAATTGCCGAGCAGTGGAAGCGGATGGAGCGGATGCAAAAAACGGTTTCGGTCCTGGCCGAACGGTTCGCCGCTCTGGAAGAAGCGTCAACCCCCAGCCATGAGGCCGCCAAGCCGCCGCACTGGTAG
- a CDS encoding PepSY domain-containing protein, which yields MAMAFPAYADRKPTLEERRIIEAKLVGLGYTSWDEIEFDYRRNAWEIDDALAVDGREYDLRLAPHSYDVISRKMDD from the coding sequence ATGGCTATGGCTTTTCCAGCCTATGCCGACCGCAAACCAACGCTTGAAGAACGCCGCATAATCGAGGCTAAACTTGTTGGGCTGGGCTATACAAGCTGGGACGAGATCGAGTTCGATTACCGCCGAAATGCTTGGGAAATCGACGATGCGCTTGCGGTCGATGGGCGGGAGTATGACCTACGGCTGGCTCCCCATTCTTACGACGTAATTTCGCGCAAGATGGATGATTGA
- a CDS encoding response regulator yields MDDEPDLLALTSAILHDVGYSTLTADSAVKALSLLRGQPSIEIVISDIKMPEMDGLAFLSSIRADFGDRSWLQVLFVTGHASIETAIAALRLDAVDFLHKPLRSSDLLATVERVSTKARKAREALQVLESSHIQLGLLSEEAQRITAMLEALSSGQAKLSPIRADHSLHANNLDETGSTERLLSLIRTRDIRVRFFDDPLFADPVWHMLLDLMESRLLARPVYATNLYVAAGVPMSTASRRLDDLIQAGFVKRWDDPSDRRRQLVDLTPRAADLLTKYLSALDLRLL; encoded by the coding sequence GTGGACGACGAGCCAGATCTTCTTGCGCTAACATCTGCCATCCTGCACGACGTTGGGTATTCCACCCTGACAGCTGATAGTGCGGTCAAAGCGTTGAGCTTGCTTCGTGGGCAACCTTCAATTGAGATTGTCATTAGCGATATTAAGATGCCCGAGATGGATGGACTCGCTTTTCTTTCGTCGATAAGGGCGGATTTTGGTGATCGTTCGTGGCTACAAGTGCTGTTTGTAACGGGTCATGCATCGATTGAGACGGCTATCGCAGCACTCCGTCTCGACGCCGTCGATTTTTTACATAAGCCGCTTCGGTCGTCAGATCTGTTAGCCACGGTTGAGCGCGTTTCGACGAAGGCGCGAAAGGCGAGGGAAGCTCTGCAGGTGCTAGAGTCAAGCCACATTCAGCTCGGTCTTCTCAGCGAAGAGGCACAGCGAATTACAGCAATGCTTGAGGCGCTATCCTCTGGCCAGGCAAAGCTCAGCCCGATACGAGCTGATCATTCTCTCCATGCCAACAATTTGGACGAGACCGGATCGACCGAGCGCCTTTTAAGCTTAATCCGCACGCGTGACATCAGAGTGAGGTTCTTCGACGATCCCCTCTTTGCTGACCCTGTATGGCATATGTTGCTCGACTTGATGGAAAGCCGCCTTTTAGCACGCCCCGTTTATGCTACAAATCTCTACGTAGCGGCCGGGGTGCCTATGTCCACCGCTTCGCGGCGGTTGGATGATCTTATTCAAGCCGGGTTTGTAAAACGGTGGGACGACCCGAGCGACCGTAGACGTCAACTTGTGGATCTGACACCGCGCGCCGCAGATTTGTTGACCAAATATCTGTCCGCGCTTGACTTAAGGCTCCTTTAA